Genomic segment of Dromiciops gliroides isolate mDroGli1 chromosome 3, mDroGli1.pri, whole genome shotgun sequence:
CGAGTGGGAACTTTGTTGGGTGTGTTGTGTGCTGGGGAGACCAAACATTGTGTTTTTGTCTTCCAGCCTGGCTTTCGGAAACATCTGGGCTTtctggaaaagaagaaagattatAAACTTCGTGCCAAGTGAGTTTGTTCTTCTGTTCAAGCCGCTGCAAATAACATGACAGTCTTGAAGCACTGTGACAAAATGATTTGAGCGTCCAGAAGGGAATTGTTTCTCTCCACTGATAAAGTAGTTGTACCTCTGGCAGCCCCCCAGATACTTTCCCCTGGCCCCAGACTGGTCTGTTACTTTAGGCATTGTCACATTTATAGCAACCCCAGTTGCAACATAATTGTTCATTGCATTTTATTCCAGATTCATTTCCTCAGAGTGACTTTGTGTATGATGGTCTTGATATTTGAGCCAAAAAACCAGAGGGTTTTTTTCTCACCATTCCTTGGAGTGCCAGATGGCATCTCAAAATCCAGTTGTTCCATCTCTAACATCCCCGTGACGTGTGGCTGGGAGAGTTTTTGATCCAGATGTGAAAGTTCAGGCTGCAAGCACTGCTCCCCTGACATCTCCCACACCCCCCAATCATGTGCCCTCGCTAGCAGAGTTAGCACCATTGTTCTTCTTGAGTGCTCACTGGGAGCTTTCTTGGTTATTCTGCACTGTGGCCCATGTCCTCCTTGTGTCCCTGGTACAGAATGTGAAGagccttttacagatgggggccTGCCCAGCCAGCTGGcctattgaaatttttttttttaattgaaattttttatttttttgcgaggcaatgagggttaagtgacttgcccagggtcacatggctagtaagtgtcaagtatctgaggccggatttgaactcagattcttctgtatccagggccggtgcgtcatccactgcaccacctagctgccccctggcctatTGAATTTTGAAGGGCCATCAGTTCCTGTAGGAGGTGGTGGGCCCTGGTGTGAAATCAGGGCTCTGAAGACCTGGAGGCTCATTTTCTCCtgtgctgtgtgacctttggtgaGACATAACTGTCTCTGAGACTTGATTTCCCCAGTTGTGAAATGGGCGTGATAGTATCTGCCTTATCTACACTCGATGTCATTGTCACTCCTGAAAGATGATCTCTGTATGTGTGACCCATCTGGCATCCAAGCCACCCATCAGGGGCCTggtttctcacttttttttttttagtgaggcaattggggttaagtgacttgcccagggtcacatagctagtaagtgtcaggtgtctgaggccggatttgaactcaggtcctcctgaatccagggctggtgctctatccactgctccacctagctaccctggtttCTCACTTTGTGTGGCTCTTGGCTTCTTTGGTGACAGCAATGTTGCTAAACAGAAGTAAGCCAGGTAGTGGTGACAGGGTGGGAGGGAGTGAGGTCAGACAATTGCTGACCCTTTCCTTGACAGAGTACTTTGCATGTACCACCTGACTGACCTTCACAGCTGCTGCAGAAATAAGTGGTCCTGCTCTTATTCCCACCGTACAGATGAAGAAGCCGAGGTCCAGAGAAGGGTGTGTAGGGAGTTACTGGCAGACTTGGGATTTGGACCTTGGTCCTCTTAACTGACAATCTATGGCTTCTGTGACGTAGATCGTACTTTCATTTGATGAAGAGAAATGAACTGGATGGAGTATCTTTCAGTTGCAAGACAGATGTTGACAGTCTGAACTAATTGCTTTGGGGCTACAATGAACTGTGGGCTTTGCTGTCCTTGAACTTTCAGATCCTTGTACAGGTTGCTTGTTGGGATTGATCTGGCCTAAGGAAGCCATTTTGCAAACACTGTTTAATGTGTTTTTCAGTGACTACCACAAGAAACAGGAATACCTCAGAACCCTTCGGAAGAAGGCCCTGGAAAAAAATCCTGATGAGTTTTACTTTAAGATGACTCGAGTTCAACTCCAGGTCAGTGTCTGATTAATCCATAAGTATTGAGTGCCTGCCATTGTGGGAAGGGAGGGCACAGAGCTAAGGTTAACCCTGGGCTCATCTCTAGTTCATCTGGCTTTTGGGGGCTGGGCATAAATCATTTTACATTCGCCTTTGCTCTGGAAGAGAAGGTGTATAAATGGCAAAGTGAGTTCGCCACATTCACCCAGTGCCAGAAGTAGGGCAAGCAGAGAGGACCCGCAATAGCTTTATACATACAAAAAGACTTGGAGGTCCTAGTGGATCTCCCGCTCAGTATGAGCTGCCCAAAAAGGAGATGCAGTTTTTGCCGGCATTACTAGAGGAATGCTTATGTCCAGAATCAGACGTGATGGCCTGGCTGTCCCTGCCTTGGTCCAGCCACATCTGGTTGCCACATTTTAGGGGGGGGATAAGTTGAAGTCCTTCCAGAGGAGGATGCccaggagaagggaagacttggtGGGAAATGATTGTTTTCTTAAACCTCCTAACGGGATGTGATGTGGGAAAAGGTCAGACTTACTCAGCTTGACCCGAGGGGGCAGAGCTAGGATGGATGGATGACCCTTAGAAGCAGGCAGATGAGGAAGGCAGCCCAAGCTGAGCTGTCTGTGAGGGGAACGGCTCCTCAAGTATATTAACTCAGTGCATGTTTGGGGGACTTTGAGGATGGGGTCCATGTGGTCAAGCAGCCCAAGGACGAGGTGACCAGTGAGCAGCTGAAGGTGATGAAGACTCAGGACATCAAATACGTGGAGATGAAGAGGGCGGCAGAAGCCAAGGTACGTGGGGAGCAGCACTTTCTCCTGACGGAGGCCTGCATTGGGcttgtctgcctcagcttctttcTGAGCGAGTGTGCTGTCACTGATGGGGGCTCCAGAGCAGGGCTGGAGCCTGGGGGGTGAGAAGCGAGCCAGGTGACGTCTCAGTGCCTGCGAGTACACTGCTCTTTGCGGGCTGAGGGGCAAGGAGGGATCTAGGTTAGCCATGGAGACTTCTGGGCTGAGACCCTGGAGTCCAGGCCAACCAGCCATTGATGCTCCTCTAGAAAATCGAACGGCTGAAGTCGGAGCTCCACCTGCTGGAGGCCTCAGGGAAGCAGAAGAACCAGCACGTGTTCTTCTTTGACACCAAAAAGGAAGGTATGGGGCACCCCTGAGGACTGTGGGGTTTGGGCGAGGGGCTGGGATCCGGGCTGTGGGCAGCTCACTGTCGTGCAACCCCTCAGGAAGCTCTGCCTGTCTGTACTTTAGTTAAAGAGTTTGATATCGCGACTCACCTGCAGACGGCCCCCGAGCTAGTGAAGAGAGTCTACAACCGACCCAGGATAGAGACCTTGAAGAAGGAAACAGTGAAGGGCGTGACGGAGAGGAGCCAAATAGAGGTGCTTTTGGCCACACTTCTTTGCATTCAGGCTCAAGGGGAGtaggagggctttttttttttgccaccttGTATAACAATGATTCTCTTCTGTTTGGTTATACTGATTTCTGAGACAGGAAACTGACTCATAGTCTGGTTTGATTGGAGGCTTCCATGGTCTTGATAATTCATTGATGATGGTAGTTTTGTGGtgattagagtcaggaagtcctgaattcggatccagcctcagatagttactagctgtgtgacactgggcaagtcactgaacctctgtttgtctcagtttcctcatctgttaaatggggatagtaacagcacctgcctcctctgggttgtgaggataaaaattagatttttttaaaaagtattttttagggggcagccaggtggcacagtggataaatccggcctcagacactttacacttactatctgtgtcaagtcattagctgggcaagtcacttaaccctcattgccctccccccccaaaaagtatttttcaaatgagatatttataaagcacttcagaATCTCTAAAATGCTACGTAAATGTTATCGATTATAATTTTGGTGCTAAAGATGTGATTGGGTAGAGTGACTAATACAAATTTGAGCCAGCTGGATTTGGGGAcccccagtttttttgttttttaaatagaattttagagctggatggTATTTTAGTTCTTTAattcagccctctcattttgcaaattaaaCTGAGCtatagagaggggaagtgatttctGTTAGTTCATGTAGCTAGTAAGGGCCAGAACTGGAAcaaaaatccaggtcttctggcttctaATCCATTGTTGGTTTTTGTTATAAAACTAATCAAAACTATGTAGAGTACTGGATTTTGGAGTCTGGAAGCTCTTACTTCAAATCATgtcttaaacatttattagttgtatgaccctagactaatcacttaacctctatttgcctcagtttcctcatctgtaaaatgaggttaataatagcaccttaagttgaagagttgttgtgagactcaaatgagctaacataagtaaagtgctttgcagatttcaaagtactatatacattagggcaggtagatggcacagtggatagagtgctgggcctggagtcaggaggacctgagttcaaatccagcctcagacacaacactacctgcatgaccctgggcaagtcacttaaccccaattgcctcatcaaaaaacaaaacaaaacaaaacaaaacaaatgagacTATTGGCAAATTTGAGTACAGCCAAAGGcccattcttcctcttttggaACAAGACATGACATAAAtgctaaaaatgtttaaaatttacaAGTGAATGTATTGAAAGACCAGGTAATCTCTGTGTTTCCTTCCATTGGTAATCATTCTCTGATCCCATGGGAGCGGTTCTAATGGAAGGATTAGAACCCTTGGACCATTTTGGTCTGAGGGCTTGTATATAGGAGTAATCACGTACAACTACTGCCACCCCCTCAATAGTTTTTTTGCTTGTAAATAATAACTCCTATATGTATTAACAGTTGTCAAAATGCTCCCATCATGCTACTTGACCTCCACAACATGCTGGGAGGTGTTCTCTCTCACTTTGCAGATGGAGAGgttgaagcccagggaggttgtCATTTGTTGGAGCTCATTCTCCAAACTCAGACATCATACAGTTGGTGCCAGAGCCTGGGTCTCCTGACTGTCCTCCACACGGCCCGCCCCATCTCAGTGATGGATTTCTATTTCGTTTTTCCCCTTATGACTCTCTTCCATTATTGTGATTGGGTTTATGAAATGTGATGCTCTGTTTCTCAGAGAACTGAAATCTCAGTTCTGACtgattcattgaaaaaaaaaattgtgagatTCAAGCAGACAGCTGTTCTGTTGTGATTTGAATCATTTCCACAGCATCAGCTTTGCCTCCAATGTTTAATTCACAGCAGTTTCCTCTAGCTCAGAGGCAGCTAAACTTGCTTTAGTAATATAAATACCCCTAATTAGTTTGAATATATTGGGCATTCCCATAAATTTGACAGCGTGTGCaataaagtgaaaacaaaagCTGTCTGAAACCGCTGTTGGGAGACTGTGGCAGAGTCTGTGAATTGTCGTTGTCCCCCTACATAGACAGCAGTTGGAGCAGCCAGGCAGGTTTTCTGGCATTGCCGGTTGTGACGACCCCTGTTTGTGAAATAGCTTTGGTAATGGTTGGGTGTGTCACTGACTTTTCTTGGGTATGAAATGCTGGTCCCCTGAGGGATGGCTCTCTGTAGCTACTTGGGTACATGCTCTGCACCCATGCATGGAGAGGAGTGGACATAGTTGGGGTAGTGGGACTTGCCCCGTTTCCCTTGTTTTAGCTAACAGCGTCTGTCTTCTGTGCTCAAGCTAGTTGGGGTGTTCTGCTCAAGGGGGATTGTTTCTCCTAAAGGTGGATGGATTGGAAGAGAATAGCTTCTACATTCCCAGTACTCGGCCATAGCTTTTGCCCCAAGACAGTTGGTGAGATAGGTAGTGAAGGCTCTGCTCTCCCTCTGGGATTGGCAGGTAGAGGCCTCAGGATTAAGTTgggaccatttctttcttttcctgaagTTTTTTCAGTCTTTCACAGAGTGCCTACAAAAGGGCCTGGCCATACTTCCCAGCCATCTCTGTTGGCCTCAAGAAACTCAGTTACTGGGCAGATGatcaaagaggagggagggggaggttggGGTTGGGAGGTTATGAGTTCAGGTTTCACCTCCAATGCTTACATGctctgtgaccttgtacaagtcacttctctccgTCTGAGTTTCTTTCTTTGATAATTGGGCTAATGATGAACCACcccacagggttgctgtgaatgAAGCTCTCAGTAAACTGAATTGCTCCACAAAAGAGTACCCTGATTTTTGGAGATTCCAATTAAGTGCAGTCCCCAAAAGTCGAAGCAGTGCATCCATTGCTTCCTAGTGAGGTCCTCCTGAAAGCGTGAAAAGAGCTTATGTAAACCTTAGCAGATCTGGCCTCCCATCGGGCTCCGAAACATTTCTTAGTGACTTTTacctcatttgtttgttttgctgaaaatacttgtatatttttctcttatagAAGCTAGCTAGAGAGAGG
This window contains:
- the UTP11 gene encoding probable U3 small nucleolar RNA-associated protein 11; amino-acid sequence: MSAAFKKAAKSRQREHRERSQPGFRKHLGFLEKKKDYKLRANDYHKKQEYLRTLRKKALEKNPDEFYFKMTRVQLQDGVHVVKQPKDEVTSEQLKVMKTQDIKYVEMKRAAEAKKIERLKSELHLLEASGKQKNQHVFFFDTKKEVKEFDIATHLQTAPELVKRVYNRPRIETLKKETVKGVTERSQIEKLARERKRQYSLLKQRIEREKELFVIAQKIQTRKDLLDKTPRVKVKNETVNSPAIYKFKSQRKR